One region of Erwinia tracheiphila genomic DNA includes:
- a CDS encoding transposase: protein MDEKQSQALANELAKNLKTPDDLSQFERLLKKISVGAALNAEMTRHPGDDKNQPEPATNARNGYSTKTVTTGDGPPELLTPRDRDGSFEPQRVKKNQTRSTGMDNPILSLYAKGMTTREIAAAFKEPYDADVSPARVSKVADAGHRMAKPATGCGLYHRLP from the coding sequence ATGGACGAAAAACAGTCGCAGGCCCTGGCTAACGAACTGGCCAAAAATCTCAAAACCCCTGACGATCTCAGCCAGTTTGAGCGCCTGCTGAAAAAAATCAGTGTCGGGGCGGCGCTCAACGCCGAAATGACCCGTCACCCCGGCGACGATAAAAATCAGCCAGAACCGGCGACCAACGCCCGCAACGGCTATTCTACAAAGACAGTGACCACCGGCGATGGCCCGCCGGAGCTGCTTACACCGCGCGATCGTGATGGCTCTTTCGAACCGCAACGGGTGAAGAAAAACCAGACCCGGAGCACCGGGATGGATAACCCGATCTTATCGTTGTATGCCAAAGGTATGACCACCCGCGAGATAGCGGCCGCATTCAAAGAGCCGTATGACGCCGATGTCTCGCCAGCGCGGGTCTCGAAGGTAGCTGATGCCGGTCACCGGATGGCAAAACCGGCCACTGGATGCGGTCTGTACCATCGTTTACCCTGA